CCCGAATTTTCAAAACCGACTCCATCAACAGTGTTTATCCCGGACGGGACCTGCAGGAAAAAATCCGCAATTTTATCATTGACTACTGGCAGAACCACGGCTTAATCCAGGTTCTCTTAGCCGGTGATAACTCAATTGTTCCGGCACGCCGCGGTTATGTTAATGTTTCTGGCACTGCTGACTACATCCCGGCTGATGTTTACTACGCCGACCTGCAGTGGTCCTGGGACGGCAACCGCAACAACATCTTCGGTGAAGTCGGCGGTGATACGGTCGACCTGTTTTACGACCTGTTCATCGGTCGTGCTTCGGTGGACAATGCCACCCAGGTCACCACTTTTGTCAATAAAACCCTCTACTACGAAAAAACCCCGACCACCGACTACCTGCAAAAGATGCTTTTGCCCTATGTGGAACTGTGGACCGGCTACTCGGGCAGAATCGTGTCCGACACCATCGCCGCCAAAACACCCTCCGGCTGGGCTGACCGTTACATCGCAAACCCAACCAGCACCACCCCGATGCGTGACTCGATCAACGCCGGTTTTCACTTCTGTCATGTTGCGGCTCACGGCGATGACTACGGCTTCTACACCCAATCCGGCACACCCATCTACACCACCACCGTTGCCCGTAACCAGACGAACTCCACCCGACCGGTGATATTGAACTCAATCGCCTGTATCTCCGGCAACTTTGAAGCCTCAGACTGCCTCGCCGAAGAACTGGTCAACAACGCCAATGGCGGCGCGGTCGCAACCATTATGAACTCCCGCTATGGCTGGGGCACACCGCCGTCAATGGGTCCTTCGGAGAAACTGGACTGTATGTTTTACGACTACTACTTTTTGGGCGACACGGTCGAAATCGGCCGCAACCACTGCTCGAGCAAAGGGGTTTACGGCTATATGGCGCAGAGTCAACCGCTCTGGCGCTGGTGCTACTATGAGTTAAACCTGTTCGGTGACCCGGCGCTACCAATGTGGAACGGCGTTCCCAGCACAATGGCCGTCCAGAACCAGGACACCACCACCACCGGCGCCCAGACTTTCCAGGTCACGGTAACCAGCGGTGGCAACCCGGTTGTCGGCGCTCTGGTCTGCCTCTACAAACCGGGTGAACTCCACGAAGTTGGCCGCACCGACGGTTCCGGCGTTGCCCGCGTTACGATTAACCCTATCACCCCGGGCACAATGTATCTGACCATCACCCGCAAGCAGTTTCTGCCGGTGGAAAAGACGGTCACGGTCATTTCCGGTGCCCCCCAACCCTACATCTCAATTCTGCGCACCTATGTTGACGACGGTGCCAATAACCAGCTGGACCCGGGTGAAACCGCCGACCTCTATGTCACCTTAAAAAATCTCGGCAACGCCAGTGCAACCAATGTCAACGGTACGCTCCGCACCGCTTCGGCTTACATCACCCGGATTGACTCAACCAGCGCCTATGGCAACCTGAATTCCGGTGACACGGCGCGCGGCGACCGGTACCGCTTGAGCGCCAGCGCCTCTACCCCACCCGGCACTCAAATCTCCTTCACCCTTCACATCACCAGCAGCGAAGGCACCTGGGACCAGCCTTTCACCCTAACTGTGGGCACACCACAGCAACCCGGCGCCGTTACCCTTGACCATGACACCGGCTACTGTCGACTTACCGTCACCGCCCTCGGCTCAATCGGCTTCACCGAACCACCTTCTGCCGACCCGGGCTCGGGATTCTCTTATCCCAAGAGTTCCGCCTCCAGCCTTTACTACGCCAGTTTCCTTCTGGGTAACAGCACCAGTTACATCGCTGACCGGTTTTATGGCCAGCCCGCATCCAGTTACAACACCGACTTCCGGATTGTTGACTCCCTGCGGCCAGTAACGCCTCCTCAAGCCGGCGCTGAGCAGTTCCGGGCGGTCATCAGTGATGCAGGCCACACCACCCCGAAAAATATCCGGGTAACTCAGAACTCCTATATGGATGCGAGAAGCGGCTACGACGACTTCGTCGTTCTGGTTTACGACATCCAGAACCAGGGTTCCAGTGCGGTGAACGGGCTTTATGCCGGTATCATTGCCGACTTTGATGTTGGTTCCAATTCCGCCTCCAATACCGTAACCTCGAACGAAACTAAACGGTTCTCCTTTATGCGCTCCTCGTCCAGTGCCAACCCCTGTGTCGGGGTTAAAATTCTTGCCCCGCAATCTTTTGCCAACCTGTGCGCCATTGACCACGCCCGCTATGTCTATCCCGACTCCGCAATGACCGAAGGGATGAAGCTCCGCATCCTTAACGGTACAATCAATCAACGCAACTCGAACCGGGCTTATGACTGGTCGGTTGGTGTTTCGGTAGGTCCGTTTGACCTGAACCCGGGAAGCAGTTATCGGGTCGCGTTTGCCTTTGTCGGTGGCTCTTCTGAGGCGAACTTCGAGGCGAACGCTGACAGCGCCCAGAACTGGTTTGACAACAATGTCGGCATTGCGGACGAAGAAGGAACCCAGCCGGGAAGGAATATCCCTAATATCATCTGTCAGCCCAACCCCTTCTCCCATTCGGTCGCAATCCGCTACCATCTCACTCGAACCGGAAGAGTCCAGGCAGAAGTTTTTGACATCAGCGGCCGGACTGTTGCCACCCTTTTTGACCAGGTTGTGGAACCCGGTGAAATAAGACTCAACTGGGATGCCAGTCAGGTGGCAAATGGTGTTTACATCCTGCGGTTAACTTCACCCGATGGATGGAAAACTCAGAAACTGATTGTCAAACGGTAAAAGAGCGTCAAACGCAATGCGGCGTCCGAAATGGACGCCGCATTTTTTTATCCCACTTCGAACTCTTACCTGACAACTATCAGTTTGTCCAGATGGCTTAACCGGGAAGTCCGGACAAAGTAAACCCCGGGCTCAAGCGCCGAAGGCAATGTTGTGCCCTGCGGTCCAACCCTGAGCACCGCAACCACCCTGCCGGAACGGTCGTAGAGCGATACCGGCACCGGTTTTTCGGGCGCGGGCACAAAATAAACATTCATCCCCGCCCTCACACAACTGGGCACCAGGCGCTGGACAACCGTTTTATTACGCTTTTCTTCGCTCACCCCGACTGTAGGTTTTTGATAAAGACCGGTCCGCGCCATATCAAATTGATAAGTAGGCCATTCCCATGCCATTCGATTGAAAGGTACACCGGTCTCCCAGACTGTAACCGCCATCGTTGTGGCATTGTCGTAGGAAACCGTAACGATGTCCAGCGAGTCGTCACCATCAACATCGGCAACCGTCGCACCATTTAGATAAGTCCAGCCATAAGTCCGCAAAGGAAAGCCGGCAACCGGTGTGCCATCGTGATGAACCGCATAAAGATAACCTGAGGTGTCGGCACTGGTCATCAGGTTGCTGGTAAACAAAACCTCCATATCACCATCGCCATCAACATCCGCCACCGTGATATTCCCCTCTGCCGCATCACCACCCGCTTGGACAACCGGAAACCCGTTCAAAACCGAACCGTCGTCATCAAACCCGTACAAAACCGCTGCGGCACCGCCCATAATCCCGGAAAGCCCGCACAGCACCTTCAAATCGTCATTCCGATAAAGGTCGGCAACCGTGGGCGGACAATAGGTCCAGCGGGGAAAAGCGTAGGGCCAGCCGTTAACCTGCGTCCCATCGTGACGGAATACCGCGGTCCCGGAAGAACTGCCATGATAGGCAATGACGATTTCGAGGGTATCATCATTGTCAATATCCGCCAGTGCCGGTGATTGATAGGAAAAAGAACCACCGTTCGGATTTGTCAAGGGCCAGCCCGGCAAAAGGGTACCGTCGGGGTGCAAGACATAGAGCGCATTGTACGAGGCGTAGACAATCTCCGGTTCACCATCAAGGTTGATATCGCCGACCGCAGCACCGAGCGCCGGCACATGGCTCAGAGAACAGGGCCAGGCACCAGGTTGCTCAACCCCGTTATGACGCAACACATGGAGATGGCCAATGGGCCAGTCGCGCTCACCGACGATGATTTCGAGCGTATCGTCGCCATCGATATCGGCAAGGGTCGGGCTGTCGGCAAAGTTTCCATTTACCAGTCCGGTAAAGGGCCAGCCGCTTTTGACCGTTCCGTTCTCCGCAAACACATAGACCGCACCACCCGAAGTCATTCCCCGGGTGCAGATGGCGATTTCGTATTCGCCGTCGCGGTCAATATCACCCACCGCCGCCGCATACTGTCCCATCCCGGAAAAAGTTCTGGGCCAGCCCGGATAGTAACTGCCATCAGCGCGCCAAACATGAAGCTGACCGGCGGGCGATGGCATAATCACCTCAAGGCTTCCGTCACCGTCAAAGTCGGCAAGGGCAGCACCTCTACAGGGTGAAAATGTACTGTTACTTTGCACCTTCTTGGGCCAGCCGGGCATAATCCGAATCTCATCGCTGCCTGCTACAGGTTCGGATATCATAACCTCCTGCCAGGTTGCCATCCCTGGTAAGGTGGCTTCTGGCCCGGTCATTTCAATCCGCCACGCTGGTGTTGTGGCGATAACGGTCAGCAAGAAAAATATCTGCATTACTCCTCCTTTTCAATCTCGATACCTTCTATTACCAGTTCATCGCCGCCGGTGATTTCGCCCCCGGCATTACAGGAGCACATCTCCTCAACTGCGGAAAAAACCCTGCCACATTTCGGACAACGGATTTGTAAGGGGGTACGCTGAAACTCCAGCACTGCGC
The candidate division WOR-3 bacterium DNA segment above includes these coding regions:
- a CDS encoding T9SS type A sorting domain-containing protein — protein: MQIFFLLTVIATTPAWRIEMTGPEATLPGMATWQEVMISEPVAGSDEIRIMPGWPKKVQSNSTFSPCRGAALADFDGDGSLEVIMPSPAGQLHVWRADGSYYPGWPRTFSGMGQYAAAVGDIDRDGEYEIAICTRGMTSGGAVYVFAENGTVKSGWPFTGLVNGNFADSPTLADIDGDDTLEIIVGERDWPIGHLHVLRHNGVEQPGAWPCSLSHVPALGAAVGDINLDGEPEIVYASYNALYVLHPDGTLLPGWPLTNPNGGSFSYQSPALADIDNDDTLEIVIAYHGSSSGTAVFRHDGTQVNGWPYAFPRWTYCPPTVADLYRNDDLKVLCGLSGIMGGAAAVLYGFDDDGSVLNGFPVVQAGGDAAEGNITVADVDGDGDMEVLFTSNLMTSADTSGYLYAVHHDGTPVAGFPLRTYGWTYLNGATVADVDGDDSLDIVTVSYDNATTMAVTVWETGVPFNRMAWEWPTYQFDMARTGLYQKPTVGVSEEKRNKTVVQRLVPSCVRAGMNVYFVPAPEKPVPVSLYDRSGRVVAVLRVGPQGTTLPSALEPGVYFVRTSRLSHLDKLIVVR
- a CDS encoding T9SS type A sorting domain-containing protein → MKKNLSGCKMLQFWGLLMFLPVVLFAGTITQTIEFNAGDLYITEANGYDVVQIPRFASTAEPGKPSLPIAPFNVVVPANASVTAVRVVPEQVLELPGVYRVHPAQPPVPLSAKNPLAFVPPDPVVYSTPANYPEADYEWNGYTGTMMGWRVCPFAVYPMHWNPVTGKLTLYRRVKVYVDYEAGAVTPPTLTERQIEHFAPAVASVVVNPEAVKRFAPPQRLRDNMDCDYCIITSSSLAPNFQSFAEWRTKKGYYTRIFKTDSINSVYPGRDLQEKIRNFIIDYWQNHGLIQVLLAGDNSIVPARRGYVNVSGTADYIPADVYYADLQWSWDGNRNNIFGEVGGDTVDLFYDLFIGRASVDNATQVTTFVNKTLYYEKTPTTDYLQKMLLPYVELWTGYSGRIVSDTIAAKTPSGWADRYIANPTSTTPMRDSINAGFHFCHVAAHGDDYGFYTQSGTPIYTTTVARNQTNSTRPVILNSIACISGNFEASDCLAEELVNNANGGAVATIMNSRYGWGTPPSMGPSEKLDCMFYDYYFLGDTVEIGRNHCSSKGVYGYMAQSQPLWRWCYYELNLFGDPALPMWNGVPSTMAVQNQDTTTTGAQTFQVTVTSGGNPVVGALVCLYKPGELHEVGRTDGSGVARVTINPITPGTMYLTITRKQFLPVEKTVTVISGAPQPYISILRTYVDDGANNQLDPGETADLYVTLKNLGNASATNVNGTLRTASAYITRIDSTSAYGNLNSGDTARGDRYRLSASASTPPGTQISFTLHITSSEGTWDQPFTLTVGTPQQPGAVTLDHDTGYCRLTVTALGSIGFTEPPSADPGSGFSYPKSSASSLYYASFLLGNSTSYIADRFYGQPASSYNTDFRIVDSLRPVTPPQAGAEQFRAVISDAGHTTPKNIRVTQNSYMDARSGYDDFVVLVYDIQNQGSSAVNGLYAGIIADFDVGSNSASNTVTSNETKRFSFMRSSSSANPCVGVKILAPQSFANLCAIDHARYVYPDSAMTEGMKLRILNGTINQRNSNRAYDWSVGVSVGPFDLNPGSSYRVAFAFVGGSSEANFEANADSAQNWFDNNVGIADEEGTQPGRNIPNIICQPNPFSHSVAIRYHLTRTGRVQAEVFDISGRTVATLFDQVVEPGEIRLNWDASQVANGVYILRLTSPDGWKTQKLIVKR